From the Cryptomeria japonica chromosome 2, Sugi_1.0, whole genome shotgun sequence genome, one window contains:
- the LOC131026981 gene encoding catalase-3, with the protein MDPYKYRPSSAYNAPFWTTNTGAPVWNNNSSLTIGSRGPILLEDYHLVEKLAQFDRERVPERVVHARGASAKGFFEVTHDISHLTCADFLRAPGVQTPLIIRFSTVIHERGSPETLRDPRGFAVKFYTREGNFDMVGNNFPVFFVRDGMKFPDMVHALKPNPKSHIQEDWRILDFFSHHPESLHMFTFLFDDVGIPLNYRHMDGSGVHTFTLINKAGKRTYVKFHWRPTCGDKCLLDEEAVIVGGTNHSHATKDLYDSIAAGNYPEWKLFIQTMDPKDEHKYDFDPLDVTKTWPEDIFPLQPVGRMVLNKNIDNFFAENEQLAFCPAIVVPGVYYTDDKLLQTRVFSYADTQRHRLGPNYLMLPANAPKCAHHNNHHEGFMNFMHRDEEVNYFPSRFDPVRHAEKYPIPDHSYSGIREKCMIEKENNFKQPGERYRSFDSDRQERFVKRWVGALSDTRVTHEIRSIWLSYWSQCDRSLGQKIAVGLSMKANM; encoded by the exons ATGGATCCCTACAAG TATCGGCCATCGAGTGCTTACAATGCCCCTTTCTGGACAACCAACACGGGTGCTCCAGTGTGGAACAACAATTCTTCCCTCACAATCGGTTCTCGAG GGCCAATACTGTTGGAGGATTATCACCTGGTGGAAAAGCTTGCTCAATTTGACCGCGAGCGCGTGCCAGAGAGAGTTGTGCATGCGAGGGGCGCGAGCGCAAAGGGATTTTTTGAGGTTACGCATGATATATCTCACCTTACATGTGCTGATTTCCTGAGGGCGCCCGGTGTGCAGACCCCGCTCATTATACGCTTCTCCACTGTCATCCATGAGCGTGGCAGCCCTGAAACCCTCCGAGACCCCCGTGGGTTTGCTGTCAAGTTTTACACTCGTGAG GGGAATTTTGATATGGTTGGGAACAATTTTCCTGTTTTCTTTGTTCGGGATGGGATGAAATTTCCAGACATGGTTCATGCCCTGAAACCAAATCCGAAAAGTCACATTCAAGAGGACTGGAGGATTCTGGATTTCTTTTCCCATCATCCAGAGAGTCTGCATATGTTTACCTTCCTCTTTGATGATGTGGGTATCCCGTTGAACTATAGGCATATGGATGGTTCTGGTGTCCACACTTTTACCCTCATTAACAAGGCTGGAAAGCGGACATATGTTAAATTCCATTGGAGGCCAACATGTGGAGACAAGTGTTTGCTGGATGAGGAAGCTGTTATTGTGGGTGGAACGAATCATAGTCACGCAACCAAGGATCTCTATGACTCCATTGCTGCAGGTAACTATCCCGAATGGAAGCTGTTCATCCAGACAATGGATCCCAAAGATGAACACAAATATGATTTCGATCCTTTGGATGTTACGAAAACTTGGCCCGAGGACATATTTCCTCTCCAGCCTGTTGGTCGCATGGTGTTGAACAAGAACATAGACAACTTCTTTGCCGAAAATGAGCAGCTTGCATTCTGCCCTGCCATTGTCGTTCCCGGTGTTTATTACACTGATGATAAGCTGCTTCAGACCAGGGTATTCTCCTATGCTGATACACAGAGGCATCGTCTAGGCCCCAACTATTTGATGCTCCCAGCCAATGCTCCCAAGTGTGCACACCACAATAATCACCATGAGGGTTTCATGAACTTTATGCATAGAGATGAGGAG GTGAACTACTTTCCCTCAAGGTTCGATCCAGTGAGGCACGCTGAAAAATATCCCATTCCTGACCATTCATATTCTGGAATCAGAGAGAAG TGCATGATAGAGAAGGAGAACAATTTCAAACAACCTGGAGAGCGATATCGTTCGTTTGATTCAGACAG GCAAGAGCGCTTTGTGAAACGTTGGGTGGGAGCATTATCCGACACAAGGGTCACCCATGAAATTCGCAGTATCTGGCTATCTTACTGGTCACAG TGTGACAGGTCACTCGGTCAGAAGATAGCAGTTGGGCTTAGCATGAAAGCTAATATGTGA